A region from the Branchiostoma floridae strain S238N-H82 chromosome 9, Bfl_VNyyK, whole genome shotgun sequence genome encodes:
- the LOC118422248 gene encoding peptidase M20 domain-containing protein 2-like, which translates to MQKTGECLASESPWGSTHLQKPLEKPAANLTTCAAQSARLAVMESVGDCLASERPWGSHLNPPLGKPSAPCTENGPVLARPLITVDRKPPTMDVQQIKEKSSSAIQSRSEELWDLSQEIWKNPELAFKEHYAHKVLTDFLEKQGFRVDRHYKLETAFRAVCGEEGGVHVCVICEYDALPGIGHGCGHNLIAEVGVAAGIAIKEVIQDFPQPVKVTVLGTPAEEQGGGKNILIDHGCFKDVDFAMMAHPDICSIARWRCLARVRYPLRRLLVSSLLLSLRQLYSSYSMTYIFQTRAVLTGIILDGGIHPDVIPSETKLEFQLRAPLRSDLDGLEEQVVACFKAAATATGCELEYKFNKGPEYYLNVLQNDTLISRYEENSRDLGVEFCTDRKVFAGEMFSGSTDMGNVSHVVPSIHPEFSIGDTAATHSALFTKVAGAPEAQPYTLTQGKVLARIAIDVICQPQLFKKMKEDFKHDIANT; encoded by the exons ATGCAGAAAACCGGTGAATGCCTGGCCAGCGAAAGCCCATGGGGGTCAACTCACCTCCAAAAACCTTTGGAAAAGCCAGCTGCAAACCTTACCACCTGTGCAGCG CAAAGTGCACGTCTCGCAGTTATGGAGAGTGTCGGCGACTGCTTGGCGAGCGAACGTCCATGGGGATCTCACCTCAACCCTCCCTTGGGAAAGCCATCTGCTCCTTGTACAGAG AACGGTCCCGTTCTCGCACGACCTTTGATCACAGTCGATCGCAAACCTCCAACGATGGACGTTCAACAGATCAAGGAAAAATCCAGTTCCGCGATCCAATCCCGCTCGGAAGAACTCTGGGATCTGAGccaagagatctggaagaatcCCGAACTCGCCTTTAAGGAACATTACGCGCACAAAGTCTTGACAGACTTCTTGGAGAAACAAGGGTTCCGTGTGGACAGACACTACAAGTTGGAGACGGCGTTCAGGGCGGTGTGTGGGGAGGAGGGAGGGGTGCACGTGTGTGTGATATGTGAGTATGACGCCTTGCCTGGGATTGGACATGGCTGCGGACACAACTTGATCGCAGAAGTGGGCGTGGCGGCCGGGATCGCGATCAAAGAAGTGATCCAAGACTTTCCACAACCCGTTAAG GTGACAGTGCTCGGGACACCTGCGGAGGAACAAGGCGGCGGAAAGAACATCCTTATTGACCATGGCTGTTTCAAGGACGTCGACTTCGCCATGATGGCGCATCCAGATATCTGCAGTATCGCCAGGTGGCGCTGTCTCGCGAGAGTCAGGTACCCGCTACGCCGGTTGCTCGTATCTTCGTTACTACTTTCTTTACGTCAATTG TATTCCTCGTACAGTATGACTTATATATTTCAAACGCGTGCCGTCCTTACAGGTATCATACTTGACGGCGGAATCCATCCCGACGTCATTCCTTCAGAGACGAAGCTGGAGTTTCAGTTGCGCGCCCCCTTGCGGTCGGACCTGGACGGGCTGGAGGAACAGGTGGTGGCGTGTTTTAAAGCCGCAGCCACCGCGACAGGATGTGAG CTGGAATACAAGTTCAACAAAGGTCCGGAGTACTATCTCAACGTGCTACAGAACGATACCCTCATCTCGCGTTACGAGGAAAACTCGCGAGACTTGGGGGTGGAATTCTGCACCGACCGGAAGGTGTTTGCCGGAGAGATGTTCTCGGGATCTACCGACATGGGGAACGTGTCACACGTCGTGCCAAGCATTCACCCCGAGTTCTCTATCGGAGATACTGCTGCTACACACTCTGCACTCTTCACAAAAGTTGCAG GCGCTCCTGAGGCCCAGCCCTACACTCTGACCCAGGGCAAGGTGCTGGCGAGGATAGCCATAGATGTCATCTGTCAACCTCAACTctttaagaaaatgaaagaagacTTCAAACACGATATCGCCAATACGTAG